A genomic window from Sphingobacterium spiritivorum includes:
- the rplT gene encoding 50S ribosomal protein L20 gives MPRSVNAVASRRRRKKILKLAKGYYGSRSKVYTIAKNTVEKGLQYAYRDRKTKKREFRALWIQRINAGSRQHGISYSQLIGKLNAKNIGLNRKVLADLALNNPDAFKAVVDAVK, from the coding sequence ATGCCACGTTCGGTTAACGCAGTAGCTTCGAGAAGAAGACGTAAAAAAATCCTTAAATTAGCCAAAGGCTATTATGGATCACGTAGCAAAGTATATACTATTGCTAAAAATACAGTAGAAAAAGGTTTACAGTACGCTTACCGCGACCGTAAAACCAAAAAACGCGAGTTTAGAGCTTTATGGATTCAACGTATTAACGCTGGATCTCGTCAACACGGAATTTCGTATTCTCAATTGATCGGAAAATTGAATGCTAAAAACATTGGTTTAAACCGTAAGGTTTTAGCTGACTTAGCTTTAAATAATCCAGACGCTTTCAAAGCAGTTGTAGACGCAGTTAAATAG
- the infC gene encoding translation initiation factor IF-3, translating into MRKKEPDHRINELIRVPEVRLVGDNVEQGVFPTRKALELADELELDLVEISPNAVPPVCKIIDYSKFIYEQKKKQKEIKANAKQTVIKEIRFGPNTSEHDFDFKLKHAMRFLESGEKVRAYVHFKGRAIVHKEMGEILLLRFAQALEDYGKVELLPKLEGKRMFLTIAPKAAAAPKK; encoded by the coding sequence ATGAGAAAGAAAGAACCAGATCACCGCATTAACGAACTTATCCGTGTGCCTGAGGTACGCTTGGTAGGTGATAATGTGGAGCAGGGAGTTTTTCCTACACGCAAGGCTCTAGAATTAGCTGATGAATTGGAACTTGATTTAGTGGAGATTTCGCCAAATGCTGTTCCTCCGGTTTGTAAGATAATAGACTACAGTAAATTCATTTACGAGCAGAAGAAAAAGCAGAAAGAAATCAAAGCTAATGCAAAGCAGACTGTAATCAAGGAGATCCGATTCGGACCTAACACGAGTGAGCATGATTTTGATTTTAAATTAAAGCACGCCATGCGCTTTTTAGAGAGTGGCGAGAAAGTAAGAGCTTATGTACACTTCAAAGGACGTGCAATCGTACACAAAGAAATGGGAGAGATCCTGTTGTTACGTTTTGCGCAGGCCCTGGAAGACTATGGTAAAGTAGAGTTACTACCCAAACTGGAAGGTAAGAGAATGTTCCTGACCATAGCGCCAAAAGCGGCAGCAGCACCAAAAAAATAG
- a CDS encoding RagB/SusD family nutrient uptake outer membrane protein: MKKIRLVIFLFLGIGVFSCKSDFLDEELLSIYTPDNSLQNQVQFQLAVNNLYSDVRNIYMGNINLDTYFGLYYATDFAYNATDYEPAAKLNAYKATMVPSYFIPQNIWTSLYKIITNSNLIISRIQNATQVPESTRNNFLAQALFFRAYSYNMLANLYGGVPLELNELSKPRYDYVRATREQVYTQCKTDLVTAVGLLGNINQVTDGTVNKQIAQHVLTEVLISLKDYDGAIASASEVIKYSGVSLMQNRFGRRADKPGDVYRDLFEYDNQNYSKGNREGLMVIQTTLNNAASVGDVTAWAVVPSYPGVRITEAASGTRMPIKSNGRFASNISSNGIGWIRPTSHFLYEIWTPNDIRNSAYNIVRDIRITGVPTNSPDYGKWYVKDGYKAKVTPQDFRDTIRGFYPVIRKTSPASEDFVAAAGPAMVTNVMDAFDGFYLNGSQRVSMQKYMARLSETYLLRAEAYLGKGITNLAADDINVIRKRANAPEVSPGDVNIDYILDERLRELYMEEFRAVTLARLGKLYDRTHRFNPKSGLSIEQYHNLWPIPSNEISSNKDAVLQQNPGYN, from the coding sequence ATGAAAAAAATTAGATTAGTCATATTTCTTTTTCTGGGAATCGGAGTATTCTCCTGTAAAAGTGATTTTCTGGACGAAGAGTTATTGTCCATATATACGCCTGATAACTCACTCCAGAATCAGGTGCAATTCCAGCTTGCAGTAAATAACCTTTATAGCGATGTTAGAAACATCTATATGGGAAATATAAATCTGGATACCTATTTCGGACTTTATTATGCGACAGATTTTGCGTACAATGCGACAGATTATGAACCCGCCGCAAAATTAAATGCTTACAAAGCTACTATGGTACCCAGCTATTTTATACCTCAGAATATCTGGACAAGCCTTTATAAGATTATTACCAATTCCAATCTGATCATCAGCAGAATACAGAATGCCACTCAGGTACCCGAAAGCACCCGTAACAATTTTTTGGCTCAGGCATTGTTTTTCAGGGCTTATTCGTATAATATGCTCGCTAATTTATATGGTGGAGTACCTTTGGAGTTAAATGAGTTGAGTAAACCCCGTTATGATTATGTAAGGGCTACCAGAGAACAGGTGTATACACAATGTAAAACAGATCTGGTGACAGCGGTAGGATTGCTGGGTAATATTAATCAGGTAACGGACGGAACGGTCAATAAACAGATTGCCCAGCATGTACTGACCGAAGTCCTTATATCATTAAAAGATTATGACGGAGCGATAGCCAGTGCGTCAGAAGTAATCAAGTATTCCGGGGTCTCCCTGATGCAAAACAGATTTGGCAGAAGAGCGGACAAACCCGGAGATGTGTACCGGGATTTGTTTGAATACGACAATCAAAACTACAGTAAAGGCAATCGGGAAGGGTTAATGGTCATTCAGACAACCTTAAATAATGCAGCTTCTGTAGGTGATGTAACAGCCTGGGCGGTCGTACCGTCTTATCCGGGTGTTCGAATTACTGAGGCCGCTTCGGGTACCCGTATGCCCATCAAATCCAATGGGAGATTTGCCAGCAATATCTCTTCAAATGGTATTGGCTGGATAAGACCCACATCACACTTCTTATATGAAATATGGACTCCGAATGATATTCGTAACTCTGCGTATAACATAGTAAGGGATATCAGGATTACAGGTGTGCCGACTAATTCTCCGGATTATGGAAAATGGTACGTAAAGGATGGTTATAAAGCCAAAGTTACACCACAGGACTTCAGAGATACGATTCGTGGATTTTACCCTGTGATCAGGAAAACCTCTCCTGCATCAGAAGATTTTGTAGCGGCGGCCGGACCTGCGATGGTTACGAATGTAATGGATGCTTTTGATGGCTTTTATCTCAATGGGTCACAGCGGGTATCCATGCAAAAATATATGGCACGCCTTTCTGAAACTTATCTTTTAAGAGCGGAGGCTTATCTGGGGAAAGGGATTACCAATCTGGCGGCGGACGATATTAATGTCATCAGAAAAAGAGCAAATGCTCCGGAAGTTTCACCTGGAGATGTAAATATCGACTATATTTTAGATGAACGGTTAAGAGAACTTTATATGGAAGAGTTTAGGGCAGTTACACTAGCTCGTCTTGGCAAGTTGTATGACAGAACTCATCGCTTTAATCCAAAGTCTGGTCTTTCCATAGAACAATATCACAATCTTTGGCCGATTCCTTCTAATGAAATCAGCTCAAATAAAGATGCTGTATTACAGCAAAATCCAGGATATAATTAA
- the thrS gene encoding threonine--tRNA ligase produces the protein MIKITLPDGSVREYEKGTSAAQVALSISEGLARNVLAAEVNGEIWDASRPIEQDSSLKLLTWNDDKGKSTFWHSSAHLMAEALEALYPGVKFGIGPAIETGFYYDVDFGDREFSSDEFKQIEDKMLELAKRKEVFERKAVSKAEALDYFTEKGDEYKLDLIKDLEDGKITFYSQGDFTDLCRGPHIPNTGFIKAIKLTNVAGAYWRGDESRKQLTRIYGVTFPKASELTDYLKFIEEAKKRDHRKLGKELELFAFSEKVGMGLPLWLPKGAALRQKLIDFMQRAQLKAGYEPVVTPHIGHKQLYVTSGHYEKYGEDSFQPIKTPVEGEEFFLKPMNCPHHCEIYKTKPRSYKDLPVRFAEFGTVYRYEQSGELHGLTRVRGFTQDDAHLFCRPDQVKEEFKKVIDLVLYVFGALGFEDYIAQVSLRDPENRTKYIGSDENWVLAERAIIEAADEKGLPTVVEYGEAAFYGPKLDFMVKDALGRKWQLGTIQVDYNLPERFELEYTGSDNAKHRPVMIHRAPFGSLERFIAVLIEHCAGRFPLWLAPEQFIVLPVSEKYEEYAQKLLESLNNSDIRGLIDLRDEKVGRKIRDAEVKKLPYMLIVGEKEAESGTVSVRKHGSGDVGSMTPEEFREVLIKEITV, from the coding sequence ATGATTAAAATTACATTACCTGATGGCTCCGTTAGAGAATATGAAAAAGGAACATCAGCAGCTCAAGTAGCATTGTCCATTTCTGAAGGATTAGCCAGAAATGTATTAGCAGCCGAAGTAAATGGCGAAATCTGGGACGCTTCACGTCCGATCGAACAGGATTCCTCCCTTAAATTACTTACCTGGAATGATGACAAAGGTAAATCAACCTTTTGGCATTCTTCTGCTCACTTAATGGCAGAAGCATTGGAAGCATTGTATCCGGGTGTAAAATTTGGTATTGGTCCGGCTATTGAAACAGGATTTTACTACGATGTGGATTTCGGAGATCGTGAATTTTCATCAGATGAGTTTAAGCAGATCGAAGATAAAATGCTCGAACTGGCAAAACGCAAGGAAGTATTCGAACGCAAAGCCGTTTCCAAAGCCGAAGCACTGGATTATTTCACTGAAAAGGGTGATGAATACAAACTTGACCTGATCAAAGATCTGGAAGACGGAAAGATAACGTTCTACTCACAGGGTGATTTCACCGATCTGTGCCGTGGTCCGCATATTCCGAATACCGGATTTATCAAAGCTATCAAACTGACAAACGTAGCCGGTGCATACTGGCGAGGGGACGAGTCACGCAAACAATTGACTCGTATATATGGTGTTACCTTTCCAAAAGCTTCTGAACTGACAGATTACCTGAAGTTCATCGAAGAAGCGAAGAAACGTGACCATCGTAAATTGGGTAAAGAACTAGAACTTTTTGCTTTCTCCGAGAAAGTGGGAATGGGATTACCTTTATGGTTGCCTAAAGGAGCCGCACTTCGTCAGAAGCTGATCGACTTTATGCAACGTGCTCAGTTGAAAGCAGGATACGAACCTGTCGTGACACCACATATCGGACACAAACAGTTGTACGTGACTTCAGGTCACTACGAGAAATATGGTGAAGATTCATTCCAGCCGATCAAGACTCCGGTAGAAGGAGAGGAATTTTTCCTTAAACCAATGAACTGTCCGCACCACTGTGAGATATACAAAACAAAACCACGTTCTTACAAAGACCTGCCGGTTCGTTTTGCGGAGTTTGGAACAGTGTACAGATACGAGCAGTCCGGAGAATTACACGGATTGACACGTGTACGCGGATTTACTCAGGATGATGCGCATTTATTTTGTCGTCCCGATCAGGTAAAAGAAGAATTTAAAAAAGTAATTGATCTTGTACTTTATGTATTCGGGGCATTGGGCTTTGAGGACTATATCGCACAGGTATCTTTACGCGATCCGGAAAACAGAACCAAGTATATCGGTTCTGACGAAAACTGGGTATTGGCTGAGCGTGCAATTATTGAGGCTGCAGACGAAAAAGGATTACCTACTGTCGTGGAGTACGGTGAAGCCGCATTCTACGGGCCAAAGCTTGACTTTATGGTCAAAGATGCATTAGGACGTAAATGGCAGTTGGGTACAATTCAGGTCGATTACAATTTACCTGAGCGTTTTGAGCTGGAATACACAGGTAGTGACAATGCAAAACACAGACCTGTCATGATTCACCGTGCACCATTCGGGTCACTGGAGCGATTCATCGCTGTATTGATTGAGCACTGTGCGGGTCGTTTCCCGTTATGGCTTGCCCCAGAGCAGTTTATCGTCTTGCCAGTGTCAGAAAAATATGAAGAATATGCACAAAAACTTTTAGAATCGTTAAATAATTCCGATATTCGCGGTCTGATTGACCTTCGTGATGAGAAAGTCGGTCGTAAGATTCGTGACGCTGAAGTGAAAAAATTACCTTATATGTTGATTGTAGGGGAAAAAGAAGCAGAAAGTGGCACAGTTTCTGTTCGTAAGCACGGGTCAGGAGACGTTGGTTCAATGACACCCGAAGAATTTAGAGAAGTATTAATTAAAGAAATAACCGTTTAA
- the rpmI gene encoding 50S ribosomal protein L35 — protein MPKVKTNSSAKKRFKLTGTGKIARKNAFKSHILTKKSTKRKRNLTQTSYVSDGDMGNVKRMLAIGK, from the coding sequence ATGCCAAAAGTAAAAACCAATTCCAGCGCTAAGAAACGTTTCAAGTTGACTGGAACAGGTAAAATTGCAAGAAAAAACGCTTTCAAAAGCCACATCTTGACAAAAAAGAGCACAAAACGTAAACGTAACCTGACACAAACAAGTTATGTATCTGATGGCGATATGGGCAACGTAAAACGTATGCTTGCTATCGGAAAATAA